From Pseudomonas sp. stari2:
CGAAACCATCCGCATCGCCATCGGAACCCAGGACACCACCATCAACTGCGCCGCCGGCGGGCTGTTGATTCGCGAGCTGGGCCTGCTCGACAAATACCTGCCCCACGACGGCGCCTACAAGGACGCCAAGTACGACGTACAGTGGAAGAACTTCACCAGCGGCGCGCCGCTGACCAACGAGATGGTCGCCGGCAAACTCGACTTCGGCGCCATGGCCGATTTCCCCGGTGCGTTCAACGGCGTGGCGTTCGAAACAGCCGGCAAACACAGCCTGTTCATCAGCGTGTTGTCGGGCAGCATCAAGGGCAGCGGCAACGGCATTGTGGTGCCGAGCGCGTCGGGCGTTCAGTCTTTGAGCGAACTCAAGGGCAAGACCATTTCCGTGCCGTTCGCCTCCACCGCCCACGGCATGTTGCTGCGCGCTGTGGCGGAGCAGGGTTGGGATCCGCTCAAGGATGTGAACATCATCGCCCAGCCGCCGGAGGTCGCAGGTTCCGCGTTGCAGGCCGGCAAGATCGACGCCCACGCTGACTTTGTGCCGTTCGCCGAACTGTTCCCGAGCCGTGGTTTTGCCCGCAAGATCTACGACGGCGCCCAGGCCAATGCGCCGACCTTCCACGGTGCGCTGGTGGATCAGGCCTACGCGAAAAAGTACCCGGAAATCGTTGTCGCCTATTTGCGCGCAAGCATCGAAGCCAATCAGCTGCTGGCCGCCGAACCGGAGAAGTACAGCGAACTGATCGCCAAGGTCACCGGTGTCGATGCCGAGGTCAATTACCTGTTCCACGGCCCGCTCGGCGTGCAGACCCGTGACCTGAGCTGGAAACCGGAATATCGCCAGGCCGTGGGCACCGCCATCGACACGCTGAAGCTGCTGAAGAAGGCCGATCGCGGGCTCGATCTGAATACCTTTATCGACGATCAGTACATCCGCGCGGCGTTCAAGGCCTCGAATCTGGATTACACCGCGCAACTGGCCAATTACGCGCAGACGCCGTTGAAGTCTGTCGATGCGGTGACCGGAAAGGCCATTTCGGATTTCAGCCATGTCGCCGAAATCTGGGTGCGCGGTGAGGACAAGGTCCGGCGTTATTCCTCGGCTGAAGAGGCGTTCACGGCGTTGGCCGGCCTGAAGTCGGAAGGCAAGAACATCCGGGCGGTGTATGCCCAGGCGAGTGACAGCGGGATCAAGTTGCTGGCGGAGCAGGCGTGGTTTGCCAGTGATGGGAAGGGGCACCTCAGCGCGTTTTTGTTGAAGGGGCAGGCGCAGCAATTTGCGTCGGAACAGGGAGGCAAGGTGTTTGATTTCACCGATGCCACCGCGCAGGCCGTGGCCAGTCGCTAATCATGAAAATCTCAAAAAAACGCTGGATATCAAGAGCAGCCTCGCTGCTGCTCTGCCTGCTCTTCTGGCAACTAGCCGCCAGCCACCACTGGAACCTCGGCCTGGTCACCTTCGCCAACGTTCCGACCCCATTGGCCGTGATCGAAGCCGCATTGGGCCTGGGCGACTCCGGCAAGCTCATCCAGCACCTTAGCGCGAGCCTCGGCCGGGTCTTCGCCGGTTACCTCGCAGCGCTGATCATAGGCATCGCCCTGGGCCTGGCCATCGGCCGTTCAAAATGGGCTGAAGACCTGCTGCTGCCGCCACTGGAAGTGCTGCGTCCAATCCCGGCCGTGGCGTGGATTCCACTGGCCATTCTGATGTTCCCGTCGTCGGAATTGTCGATGGTGTTCATCACCTTCACCGGTGCGCTGTTCCCGATCCTGCTCAACACCGTGCACGGCGTCGAAGGCGTCGACCCGCGCCTGATTGCCTCGGCCAAAAGCCTGGGAGCCGGGCGCCGGGCGATCCTGTTGGAAGTGATCCTGCCGGGCGCCGCGCCCAGCATCATCACGGGCCTCGCCATCGGCATGGGCACGTCGTGGTTCTGTCTGGTGACCGCCGAAATGATCTCCGGCCAGTTCGGCATCGGTTACTACACCTGGGAGTCCTACACGATTCAGAACTACGCCGACATCGTGGTCGGCATGTTGCTGATCGGCGTGTTGGGCATGGGCAGCAGCCTGCTGATCAAACGCCTTGGCGGCCTGTTCACGCCCTGGCACCGACCACGAGGAAAAGCCTGATGAGCGTGATGCAAGCCCCGGAAGGGCGGATCGACATCCGCCAGTTATCCATCGTCCTCGGCGAGGGCCGGCACGCGTTCGAAGCGGTGCAGGGGCTGGATTGCCAGATCGAGCCGGGCCAGTTCGTGTGCATTCTCGGGCCGTCCGGTTGCGGCAAATCGACTTTGCTCGGCGCGCTGGCCGGGCATCTGCAACCTCACGGCGGGCAGTTGAAAGTCGACGGCGCCGAAGTGTCCGGCCCGTCACCGCAGCGCGGCATGGTGTTCCAGCATCACACCCTGTTCCCGTGGCGCACGGTGCGTGACAACGTCGCTTTCGGCCTGAAGATGCGTGGCATCGGTAAAAGCGAACGCCATCGTGCCGCCGATGACATCCTCAAACTGGTTGGCCTCGAAGGATTCGCCGAACGCTGGCCGGATCAGCTCTCCGGCGGCATGCAGCAACGGGTAGAAATCGCCCGGGTGCTGGTCAACCGGCCACGGCTGTTGCTGATGGACGAACCCTTCGGTGCGCTGGACGCGTTGACCCGCCTGAACATGCAGGAACTGTTGCTGGACATCTGGACGCGGATTCGCACCACCGTGGTGTTCGTCACCCATGACATCGACGAAGCGCTGTTCCTCGCCGACCGCTTGCTGGTGATGAGCGCACGGCCGGGGCGGATCATCGAAGACCTGCGCCTGGACTTCCCACGGCCACGCACCACCGAACTGGTGACCAGCCACGCGTTCTCGCGCCTCAAGCGCCACTGCCTCGATCTGCTGCGCCATGACAACGACCGACCGCTGCCGCGCCTGAACCCGCTCGGTTTGCCTCCTGAAAACGCCTTGCCGAGATTTGCCCTGTGACCTCATTTTTTGCTGTGACCGATAACGAAGACATTCTCGCCCTGCAACCACGACTGACCGCTGATGACGCCGGAGTGCGCCGGATTGCCCTGATCGATCTGGCCGACCTTGAAGAGCCGGATGGCTTGCTCTGGCTGGTTGAGCGGTTGGCCGAAGACCCTGCCGAAGAGGTGCGTGCCGAAGCAGCGCGTCTATTGGAAGCCTGGGAAGACGAACCGGTGGTTGAAGCGCTGTGTCAGGCGCTGACGGATCCGTCGCCGGCGGTGCAGGCTGCTGCGGCTCAGAGCCTGAGCCTGCTCAAGACCGAAGCGGCGGGAAGGGTGATTTTGCCGTGGACCGCTCATGTCGAAACCAGCGTGCGAATTGCCGCGTTTCGGGCCTTGCGCGAATTGCGTTTCCCCGGCGCCGCGCCTGCCGCGATTCAGGCATTGAACGATGCTGATGCGAGTGTGCGTCGCGAAGCCGTTGGTGTGCTCGGCTGGCTCAAACAGCTGGATGCCTTGCCGGCGCTGGCACGCTTGGCCAGTGCTGACCCAGACACCGAAGTACGCCGCGCCGCTACCGGCGCCTTGGGCCTGGCGAGTGGCGCAGATGTGCTGCCCGCCTTGAGTCAGGCCTTGCAGGACGACGCCTGGCAAGTGCGCGAAGAAGCCGCGACAACGCTCGGCAAGGTCGGCCACACCGACGCCGGGCCGGCTCTGATCGAAGCCTTAAGCGACGATTACTGGCAGGTTCGTCTGCGCGCAACCCGCAGCCTTGGCCGTTTGCGTTACGTGCCGGCACTCGACGCCCTGATCGACACCCTCGGTCATCGCATCAGCAACCTGCGCAAGGAAGCTGCGCTGGCGCTGGGCGAGTTGAATGATCGCGGCGCCGTGGCCGCGTTGCAGGCCGCGCAGGACGACGGCGACCCGGAAGTGCGCAAAGCGGTGCGAATTGCCTTGAGTCAGTTGCAATGAATCCGCTGGCGATCGGCAATTCCCAAAGTGAGCACCGGTTGCGGCTGAGCTGGCCGGATGGCCGCGAGCAGCTGCTTGACCATGCCGAACTGCGCCGCCAGTGCCCGTGCTCGCAATGCCGGGCGTTCCGCCTGCGGGGCTCGGCTCCGCTAGTGGATGATCGAGTGCGTGTAATCGAACTCAACCCGCAGGGTTACGGCCTGCAACTGGTGTTCAGCGACGGCCATCAACGCGGGATCTATCCATGGCAGTTCCTGGCGCAACTGACACCGTAGGTTCGCCGCATTCAACCGTGGCTCAGAAGGATTTGCTGACGCTGGCCACCACCGTCGCCGTGCACACATCCTTGAAGCCCCAGTTGCTCAGGCACTGGCTCTGCGACAGGTCGGTGTCGATGTAGCTCAGGCCCAGCACTACGCCGGCCAGGTTGTGGGTCAGTTTGACTTCCCACTCCCGGTAGGATTCTTCGCCATGTCCGGACGCCGAGTACAGATGCGGGTCCTTGAAGTCCATGTTGCCGTAGCGCAGCTTCAGCCCGGAATCCAACGGCAATTCGGTTTCATAGCCGATGTAGCTGTAGAGCGAACTCTGTTTGCTGTCGATGCCCGGCGCATCACTGGAGTAGTACGCCGCGAGTTTCACGCCGTAGGCGCTGAGAATCGAGTACACCTCGCTCTGGTTGAACTGGCTCTCCTTGGGATACGCGTATTTGATGTAGCCCAGATCCAGACTCACGGCTTCGGTCGCCTGCCACAGCCAGCCGGCGTAGTAATCAACTTCCTGACGGGTTTTCAGGCCGCCGCCGAAATCGACGTTCGAACTCCACGCGCCGAGGTACAGGCCGCTGCTGTGGGCCAGGGTCAAACCGGCCTGCACCACGGGATCGTTCTGGGTCTGGGAGATGCCGCGGGTGCGGTAGTCGCTGGCCAGAGTCAGGTCGACCAGCACCGCGAAATCATCGTTCAAGGGAATCGCGTGGCTGCTTAAAGGCAGCAGGCTCAAGGAAGTGAGGGCGAGCAGGGGCATGGCTTTCATGTGAAGTCCCGATGTTGTGATTGTTATGGGCAGGAAGCGGGCAAGGCTGCGCCGAACCCCGGCGGCTGGCGCGGGGGCGGGCAGGGGATACGGCGATCGTTATTAGAGGGTAGGGGCGTAGACCTGACGGCCGGCGAACCAGGTTTGCAGGACCTGAGTGTCATGCAGGGCCTTGTCGTCGACGCTGAACACGTCGCGATCGAGGACGATGAAATCGGCCTGCTTGCCCGGGCTCAGCGAGCCGATTTGTTGCTCCAGGCCGATGGTGCGCGCGGCGTTGACGGTGTAGGCGTAGAACATGGTTTCGCGGTCCAGGCGTTCGTCGGCGTTGAGCACGCCCAACGGCCCGGTGCGGGTGATGGCCTGGGCCATGGCGTTCCACGGATTCGGCGAGGACACCGGCCAGTCGCTGGCGCCAGCAATCGTCGCGCCCTGCTTGAGCAGCGAATGTGCCGGGTATTGATAGCGGAAGGCGAGGGCGCTGACGTAAGGCTTGATCATGTCGGTGGTGTAGTCGTCGGCGCTGGCCCACAGCAGTTGCATCGAGGCAATCACGTTCAGCGGCTTGAAGCGGGCGAATTCCTTGGGATTGACCATTTGCAGGTGGGTGATCGAGTGCGTCACGCCGCTTTGTCGATCCTTGCGTGCCTGGGCGATACCGTTCAGTGATTCACGCACGGCGCGGTCACCGATGGCGTGGATGTGCACCAGCCAACCGCGCTGGTCGATGGCGCTGACCAGTTCGCCGAAGTGCTGTGGATCGATCAGCAGTTCGCCCTGTTTGTGCGAGTTGCTGTAGGGATCGATCATCGCCGCGCTCTGGGCCGGGTATTCGATCACACCGTCAGCGAAGATCTTGATCCCCGGCAGGGTCAGGTTGGGGATGCCCTGAAACTGCCGGCGAACCTTGTCGAGGGTATCGAGATCGGCCGGCACGCTTTTCGGGTTGGCCACCAGCAGTGCGGCGACGTGGGCGGTCATGCCGCCGCTTTCCGACAGGGCCTTGTAGGCCGGCAACACGCCGACGGTTTTCTCGGTGGGCTTGAGGGCGAACACCGGTTCGCCAGGCGCGGCGTTGGCGGCGGGGTCCATCCACGCGGTGATGCCGAGGCTGTTGTTGAAACGCACCGCCGATTGCGCAGCCTTGAGCAGGTCGGCAGGGCTCGGCACCGGCATTTTCGAGGCGACGCGATCCCAACCGGCATCGACCACAAAGCCGTTCGGCTCACCGCTGGGCAGTTTGCCGATGGTGTCTTTTTCGGCTTCCGGCAGGTTTTTGAGCAGCGCGGCGTCGATGCCCGCACGCTTGAGCATCACGTTGTTGGCCCATGCGGTGTGATGATCGCTGCCGGTGAACACCACCGGCACGTCGGCCCATTCGCCGTGGTTGAAGATCTTGCCTAGGGCCTCAGCCTTGGCCCAGTACGCCGAACTCATTCCGGCCACGCTCAACACATCGCCATGCCGGGCCTTGCCGTCGTCACGCCAGTCGCGCAGGCGCTTTTCCAGTTCATCGAGTTCAACTACCTCGTCTTCCATGTTCGCCGAGACCATCTCCAGTCCGCCGAAAATCGCATGGGAATGGCTGTCGATCAAGCCGGGCATCATGGCCTTGCCTTGAAGGTCGATCACTTGGGTGCCGGGTTCGATCAAGGCTTTGATCTGTGCATCGGTGCCGACTTTCAACACCTTGCCGTTCTCCACGGCCAGCGCCTGAACCTGCGGTTGAGCGCGGTCGGCGGTGAAAATCTTGCCATTGAGCAGCACCAGATCGGTAGCGGCCATGGCTTCCATCGAGGCAAAACTCACAGCGGCGATCAGCACATTTTTTGCGAAATGCGGGATGAATCTTTTCATTGAACATTTCCTTGTTATTGCGTCTGATGGCCAGATTAGTGGCTGCCAACGCCCGACAGAACGCCTCCCTCACGAAAAACGTTTTTGCCTGAATGGAAAAAGCATGGACAAGCTGGGTGCACTGAAAATGTTTGTGGTCACCGCGCAGCTCGGCAGTTTCAGCCGCGCTGCCGAGCAACTGGGCAAGACCCCGTCGGCCCTGACCAAAGCGGTCAATCATCTGGAATCCGAGCTCGGCGCGCGGCTGTTCGAGCGCAGCACGCGGCGGATACTGCTGACTGAAATCGGCCGGCTCTATCTGGAAACCGCACGCCAGGTGCTGCAACGGCTGGACGAGGCCAGCGAAGAAATCGAGCAGTTGCAGCATGGCCTGCGCGGCAGCCTGAAAATCACCGCACCGCTGGCTTACGGCCGGGCGTTTCTCGATCAGGTGTGTGACGGCTTTTTGCAGCAATACCCGCAGATCAGCCTGCAAGTGGATTTGTGCGATGAATTCGTCAATCTGCTGGAAAGCGGCTACGACCTGGCGCTGCGCGAAGGGCACGATGATTTGCCGGGGCTGATTGCCCGGGTGGTTGGCAGCAATCGTCTTGCACTTTGCGGAAGCCCCGAATACCTGGCGCGCAAGGGCTTGCCGGTGACGCCTCAAACCCTCGACCAGCATGAGTGGCTGCTGTACCGGCATCCGTTGCTCAGCCGCGAATTCTGGTGGGCCGAACGCGACGGCCAGCGCCTGAGCCTGGCGCAACCGGCGGCGCCGCTGTTGCGCAGTGACAATTACGATTTGCTGCTGGCCAGCGCTTTGGCCGGGCGCGGCTTGTTGCACACGCCGCTGTGGAGCGCCGCGCCGTACATCGCCGACGGGCGACTGGTGCGGGTCATGGCCGATTACGAGATCGACCCGGACAGCTTTGGCCCGCACATTCTGGCGGTGTACCCGAGCCATCGGCGGGCGACGGCCAAGGTTATGGCGTTTATCGACTACATCGCAGAGTTTCTGGCGGAGCGTGGTTTGAGCTGACTGGCGGTGCTTGTCAGGAAATTCCCGCAAGAGTACAAATGTACTCCATGACAAATCTGACTCCCCGCCGTACCGCTATCCTGACCTTTATCCGCGAACGCATCGCCGAACACGGTCAGCCCCCAAGCCTCGCTGAAATCAGCGAGGCTTTTGGTTTTGCCTCCCGCAGCGTGGCGCGCAAGCATGTGCTGGCGCTCACCGAAGCCGGGTTTATCGAGGTCAACCCGCATCAGGCCCGGGGCATTCGCCTGCTCGGGCAGCCGGCGCGGCCGGAACTGCTCGAAGTCCCGGTACTCGGCCGGGTAGCTGCCGGTGCGCCCATCGGCGCCGATGCCGACCTGCACAATCGGCTGATGCTCGACCCCGCACTGTTCTCCCGCACGCCCGACTACATGCTGCGGGTGCAGGGCGACTCGATGATCGAGGACGGCATTCTCGACGGCGATCTGGTCGGCGTACGCCGCAACTCCGAGGCGCTCAACGGCCAGATCGTGGTGGCGCGGCTCGACGGCGAGGTCACCATCAAACGCTTCGAGCGGGTCGGCGATGAGGTTCGCCTGTTGCCCCGCAACCCGGCGTACCAGCCGATTGTGGTGCGTGACGATCAGGACCTGGCCATCGAAGGGGTGTTCTGCGGTCTGGTGAGGCAAGGCTGATGGGTGCCGTCGTTGCGCTGGATACGCTGTTCAATGGCGGCCAGATCTGGAAGGGCCGGCCTGCGCCACCCACCACCAGCCCGCAACCCACCGGGCACGCGGCGCTGGATGCGGCCTTGCCCAGTGGCGGCTGGCCGGAAGCGGCGCTGAGTGAAATCCTCCTGGCCGGGCCCGGCGTTGGCGAACTGCAACTGGTGTGGCCGACGTTGGCGCGTCTGTCGGCGGCGGGCGAGCGCATCGTGCTGGTGGCGCCGCCATTCGTGCCGTACCCGCAGGCGTGGGCCAATGCGGGAGTCGATCTGCGCCAGTTGTCGGTGATCCAGGCCAGCGAACGTGATGCCTTGTGGGCGGCGGAACAATGCCTGCGTTCGGGCAGTTGTGGCGCGGTGCTGTGCTGGCCGCACAAGGCCGATGACCGCGCCTTGCGCCGTTTGCAGGTGGCGGCGGAAACCGGCCAGACCCTGGCGTTCGCGTGGCGGCCATTGAGCGAAGCGATCAACCCCTCGCCGGCCGCGCTGCGCATTGCCATCGATGCCCGCCCGGCGCAATTGCGCGTGCTCAAGTGCCGGGGCGGTCTGGCGCGCAGCGCACCGATCGCCTTCGCTGTGGGGCATTGAGGTCGCCATGCGCTGGGTTTGCATTCTGTTCCCGCAATTGGCCCTCGACGCCGTGCTGCGTCAGCGCCCCGATCCCGAACAACCGTTGGCGCTGCTCAGCGGCCCGGCCCAGCGCCGGGTGCTGCAAGCGGTCAACCCGGCGGCGCGGGCACTGGGCTTGCGTCCCGGGCAATCGATGACCGCCGCGCAGGCCATGAGCAAAGGGTTCACCACCGTCGATTACGACGCGGCTGAGGTCGAGCACTGGCAGCAGTTTCTCGCCGCCTGGGCCTATCGTTTCAGCGCCCAGGTCAGCGTGCATTACCCGCGCACCGTGGTGTTCGAAATCGAATCGAGCCTCGGGCTGTTCGGTTCCTGGACGCAGTTCGAGGCGCGATTACGCACGGAACTGACGGAGCTGGGTTTTCGTCACCGCATCGTCGCCGCGCCCAACCCGGTAGCGGCGCGAATACTGGCCAACGCCTACGACGGATTGGTGGTGCCCGACGGTGAAGCCTTGCGCCATCACCTCGGGCAACTGCCGGTCGATCGCATCGGGCTTGAACCGAGCGTGGCCACGGCGCTGTCGCGCATGGGCCTGCGCAACCTTCATCAGGTGCAGAACCTGCCGCGTCAGGCCCTGGCCCGGCGTTTCGAGGCGCCGATGCTCAAGCATCTGGACACGCTGTTCGGCGCACGGCCGCTGGCGCTGGCGTTCTACCTGCCGCCGGACCGTTTCGATGTGCGCATCGAACTCAATTTCGACGTGCAATCCCATCAGGCGCTGCTGTTTCCATTGCGCCGCCTGACGTCCGATCTGTCGGCGTTCTTGTGCGGGCGCGACAGCGGCGTGCAGCGCTTCGATCTGCACCTGGAACACGCCGGGTTGCCGGACACATTGATCAAGGTCGGTCTGCTCAGCGCCGAACGCGACCCGGCGATGCTCTTCGAACTGGCCCGTGGCCGACTGGAGCAGGTGCAGGTCGAGGCCCCGGTGCGCGGTTTTCGTCTGCGCGCCGAGGATCTGCCGAGTTTCGTGCCGCAGTTTCAGGAACTGTTCGACGACCGTCCGCAGCAGACCTTGCCCTGGGAGCAACTGCGTGAACGCTTGCGCGCACGGCTGGGAGATGAGGCGGTCCAGGGCCTGCGCTTCCAGGCCGATCACCGACCTGAGTGCGCGTGGCAGAACGCCGATGACAAGCAGCCTTGTGCTGCGTTACCCGGCGTGCAGCGTCCGGGCTGGTTGCTGAGTGAGCCGCAGTCAGTACCCGAAGGTTCGGCGCGCATCCTCATGGGCCCGGAACGGATCGAGTCCGGCTGGTGGGACGGTGACGACGTGCGCCGCGACTATTACCTGATCCAGAACCGCGCCGGCCAGCAAGGCTGGGCGTACCGGGCAGTGGGTGAGGGCGGTCCGTTGTGGCTGCAGGGCTGGTTCGCGTGAACCAGGGTTATGCCGAGCTGCACTGCCTGTCGAATTTCAGTTTTCAGCGCGGTGCGTCCAGTGCGCTGGAGCTGTTTCAGCGCGCGAAAAAACACGGCTATCAGGCGTTGGCGATCACCGATGAGTGCACCCTCGCCGGGATCGTCCGTGCCTGGCAGGCGGCAAAATCCGTGGAGCTGCCGCTGATCATCGGTAGCGAAATCCGTATCGAAAACGGCCCGAAACTGGTGCTGCTGGTAGAAAGCATCGAGGGTTATCAGGCGCTGTGCGGCTTGATCACTCAGGCCCGAAGGCGCACGCAGAAAGGCCAGTATCAAGTGCTGCGCGAGGACTTCAGCGAGCCATTGCCGGGATTGCTGGTGCTGTGGGTGCCGGATACGGTCGATGACGTGGAAGAGGGCCGCTGGCTGAAGCAGACCTTCGGTGAACGGCTGTGGCTGGCCGTGCAGTTGCATCGCGGGCAGAACGATCAGCAACGGCTGGCCGCACTGCTGAGTCTGGCGGATGAACTGCAAATTCCAGCCGTGGCCAGCGGCGATGTGCACATGCACGCCCGTGGCCGCCGGGCCTTGCAGGACACCATGACCGCGATCCGCCATCACGTTCCGGTGGCCGAAGCGGGGATGCGCCTGCACCCCAATGGCGAGCGGCACTTGCGCAGCCTTGATGTGTTGAGCGAGTTGTATCCGCAGGCCTTGCTGGACGAATCGGTGAAACTGGCCCGGCGCTGCACGTTCGATTTAAGCCAATTGCGTTATCAGTATCCGAAAGAGCTGGTGCCCGATGGATACTCGGGTCGTTCCTGGCTGCGACAGTTGACTAAACAGGGCATCGCCTGGCGCTGGGAAAACGGCGCGCCCTTCAAGGTGCTGAGGCAGATCAACAAGGAACTGAAGCTGATCGCCGAACTCGGCTACGAAAGCTACTTCCTCACCGTGCACGACGTGGTGCGCTTCGCCCGGCAGCAGAAAATCCTTTGCCAGGGCCGGGGTTCGGCGGCCAACTCGGCGGTTTGTTTTGCTCTGGGCATCACCGAGATCGACCCGGATCGCACCACGCTGCTGTTCGAGCGCTTCATGTCGAGGGAGCGCAACGAGCCGCCGGACATCGACGTGGATTTCGAGCACGAACGCCGAGAAGAAGTCCTGCAATACGTGTTTCGTCGTTATGGCCGCCGTCGTGCGGCGCTGACGGCGGTGGTCAGCACCTATCACGCTGCCGGTGCGGTACGCGATGTGGCCAAGGCCCTCGGTTTGCCGCCAGACCAGATCAACGCGCTGGCCGATTGCTGCGGCCACTGGAGCGATGAAACACCGCCCGTGGAACGCCTGCGCGAAAACGGCTTCGACCCGGACAGCCCGATCCTGCACCGGGTGCTGAGCCTGACCGGGCAACTGATCGGCTTCCCCCGGCACCTGTCGCAGCACCCCGGTGGTTTCGTGATTTCCGAGCAACCGCTGGACACCCTGGTGCCGGTGGAAAACGCCGCGATGGCAGACCGCACCATCATTCAGTGGGACAAGGATGACCTCGATGCGGTCGGGCTGCTCAAGGTGGATATCCTTGCCCTCGGCATGCTCAGTGCGATTCGCCGCTGTTTCGACCTGCTGCGCCGTCATCGCAACCAGAATCTGAGCCTGGCCACGATCCCGCCTGACGACCGCCCGACCTACGACATGATCAGCCGCGCCGACACCATCGGCGTGTTCCAGATCGAGTCCCGGGCGCAGATGTCGATGCTGCCGCGTCTGCGCCCGCAAAACTTCTACGATCTGGTGATTGAAGTGGCCATCGTCCGGCCGGGGCCGATCCAGGGCGGGATGGTGCATCCATACCTGCGCCGGCGAAACAAGGAGGAAAAGGAAACCTATCCGTCACCGGAATTGGAAGTGGTGCTCAAACGCACCCTTGGCGTGCCGCTGTTTCAGGAACAGGTGATGCAGATCGCCATCGTCGCCGCCGATTACAGCCCCGGCGAGGCCGACCAGTTGCGCCGCTCCATGGCCGCGTGGAAACGCCACGGCGGGCTGGAACCGCACAAGGAACGGCTGGCCGCCGGCATGAAGAAAAACGGCTACAGCCCGGATTTCGCCGCGCAGATCTTCGAGCAGATCAAGGGCTTCGGCAGTTACGGTTTTCCCGAGTCTCACGCCGCCAGTTTTGCCTTGCTGACGTACGCCAGTTGCTGGCTCAAGTGCCATGAACCGGCGGCGTTCGCCTGTGCGCTGATCAACAGCTGGCCGATGGGTTTCTACAGCCCGGATCAGATTCTCCAGGATGCACGCCGCCATCATTTGCAAATCCGCCCGGTAGACGTGCGTGCCAGTGACTGGGATTGCAGCCTGGAGCCGATCACCGGCGAGCAACCGGCCATTCGTATGGGGTTGCGGATGATCAAAGGCTTTCGCGAGGAAGATGCCCGGTGCATTGAAAAGGCTCGGGCGAGGGGCGCGTTTGCCGATGTCGCCGATCTGGGCGAACGCGCCGGCCTCGACAGTCGGGCCCAGGCGTTGCTGGCGGATTCTGGAGCGTTACGTGGGCTGGCCGGCCACCGCCATCGGGCGCGCTGGGAGGTGGCCGGGGTG
This genomic window contains:
- the lexA gene encoding transcriptional repressor LexA codes for the protein MYSMTNLTPRRTAILTFIRERIAEHGQPPSLAEISEAFGFASRSVARKHVLALTEAGFIEVNPHQARGIRLLGQPARPELLEVPVLGRVAAGAPIGADADLHNRLMLDPALFSRTPDYMLRVQGDSMIEDGILDGDLVGVRRNSEALNGQIVVARLDGEVTIKRFERVGDEVRLLPRNPAYQPIVVRDDQDLAIEGVFCGLVRQG
- the imuA gene encoding translesion DNA synthesis-associated protein ImuA, whose product is MGAVVALDTLFNGGQIWKGRPAPPTTSPQPTGHAALDAALPSGGWPEAALSEILLAGPGVGELQLVWPTLARLSAAGERIVLVAPPFVPYPQAWANAGVDLRQLSVIQASERDALWAAEQCLRSGSCGAVLCWPHKADDRALRRLQVAAETGQTLAFAWRPLSEAINPSPAALRIAIDARPAQLRVLKCRGGLARSAPIAFAVGH
- a CDS encoding DNA polymerase Y family protein, whose translation is MRWVCILFPQLALDAVLRQRPDPEQPLALLSGPAQRRVLQAVNPAARALGLRPGQSMTAAQAMSKGFTTVDYDAAEVEHWQQFLAAWAYRFSAQVSVHYPRTVVFEIESSLGLFGSWTQFEARLRTELTELGFRHRIVAAPNPVAARILANAYDGLVVPDGEALRHHLGQLPVDRIGLEPSVATALSRMGLRNLHQVQNLPRQALARRFEAPMLKHLDTLFGARPLALAFYLPPDRFDVRIELNFDVQSHQALLFPLRRLTSDLSAFLCGRDSGVQRFDLHLEHAGLPDTLIKVGLLSAERDPAMLFELARGRLEQVQVEAPVRGFRLRAEDLPSFVPQFQELFDDRPQQTLPWEQLRERLRARLGDEAVQGLRFQADHRPECAWQNADDKQPCAALPGVQRPGWLLSEPQSVPEGSARILMGPERIESGWWDGDDVRRDYYLIQNRAGQQGWAYRAVGEGGPLWLQGWFA
- a CDS encoding error-prone DNA polymerase; translated protein: MAAGLVRVNQGYAELHCLSNFSFQRGASSALELFQRAKKHGYQALAITDECTLAGIVRAWQAAKSVELPLIIGSEIRIENGPKLVLLVESIEGYQALCGLITQARRRTQKGQYQVLREDFSEPLPGLLVLWVPDTVDDVEEGRWLKQTFGERLWLAVQLHRGQNDQQRLAALLSLADELQIPAVASGDVHMHARGRRALQDTMTAIRHHVPVAEAGMRLHPNGERHLRSLDVLSELYPQALLDESVKLARRCTFDLSQLRYQYPKELVPDGYSGRSWLRQLTKQGIAWRWENGAPFKVLRQINKELKLIAELGYESYFLTVHDVVRFARQQKILCQGRGSAANSAVCFALGITEIDPDRTTLLFERFMSRERNEPPDIDVDFEHERREEVLQYVFRRYGRRRAALTAVVSTYHAAGAVRDVAKALGLPPDQINALADCCGHWSDETPPVERLRENGFDPDSPILHRVLSLTGQLIGFPRHLSQHPGGFVISEQPLDTLVPVENAAMADRTIIQWDKDDLDAVGLLKVDILALGMLSAIRRCFDLLRRHRNQNLSLATIPPDDRPTYDMISRADTIGVFQIESRAQMSMLPRLRPQNFYDLVIEVAIVRPGPIQGGMVHPYLRRRNKEEKETYPSPELEVVLKRTLGVPLFQEQVMQIAIVAADYSPGEADQLRRSMAAWKRHGGLEPHKERLAAGMKKNGYSPDFAAQIFEQIKGFGSYGFPESHAASFALLTYASCWLKCHEPAAFACALINSWPMGFYSPDQILQDARRHHLQIRPVDVRASDWDCSLEPITGEQPAIRMGLRMIKGFREEDARCIEKARARGAFADVADLGERAGLDSRAQALLADSGALRGLAGHRHRARWEVAGVQKQLGLFAGLPSQEEPDVLLPTPSVSEDLFTDYATLGTTLGPHPLTLLRDELRARRCRSSRELLEVEHGRPVSVAGLVTGRQRPATASGVTFVTLEDEFGNVNVVVWRDLAERQRQVLVGSQLLKVDGRWEREGEVRHLIAGRLSDLSPLLNGIRVQSRDFH